A segment of the Zalophus californianus isolate mZalCal1 chromosome 3, mZalCal1.pri.v2, whole genome shotgun sequence genome:
ACGCTGAGTTCCAGGCCTGTCTCTCACACCCAGCTGCTGCACGTCCCCAGACTCCTCATCAGGACTTCGTCCTATGCCTCTAATGAACTGTGTAGGAAACCGCTTTGAAACAGTCATATAAGTTCTGCCTATGCTATATAACCTACTATTATTTTACCCAATACATTTCTTCTGGAAATACAGAAacagcaaattatttttttaaagattttacttattttgacagagagagcaaaataattttgtaagaattattatatttggggcgcctgggtggctcagatggttaaagcgtctgccttcagctcaggtcatgatcccgggatcctgagatcgagtcccgcgtcgggctccctgctctgttggaagcctgcttctccctctccccctgcttgttttccctctctcgctgtgttctctctgtcaaataaataaaatctttaaaaaaaaaagaattattatatttataaatcaaaagaatataggtacagggcgcctgggtggctcagttggttaagcgactgccttcggctcaggtcatgatcctggagtcccgggattgagtcccacatcgggttccctgcttggcagggagtctgcttctccctctgatcctcctctctctcatgtgctctctctctcattctctctctcaaataaataaaatctttttttaatctttttttaaaattttatttatttatttgacagagagagatagcgagagcaggaacacaagaagggggagtgggagagggagaaccggcttcccgccgagcagggagccccatgcgggtctcgatcccaggaccctgggatcatgacctgagccgaaggcagacgcttaacgactgagccacccaggcgccctaaataaataaaatctttaaaaaaaagaatataggcaCATACTCttgtctggtaattttttttttgtaaacagtTTAAATGATACCTAAACATCTTTAACCAGAGACAAGTAATGCACTGATTACTTCCTTTGTTGTACAATCTTCTATTTTCTCTGAAGTTGAAAACAGCATCgtttttcatttgcttacttTTCTATGTTATCATCCAAATGTTCCAACAGCTGTATTAAAGGCCTCTCAGCATCACTTTCCATGTTCCATAAGTATCAGAATAATCCATCACAAAtcaatgttttttaagattttatttttagtaacctctacactcagtgtgggacTCAACCGACTAAGCTAGCCATCTACCCccatcaaattttttaaatacttaagcGTTGAAAGAAATTCCACCATATTTTTTCGGAGTCACTTAGCCCAGCTTTCCTTCCACGGGAGTTCCTAGGGTCAGTCTTTCAGCGCGTTTCTGCATTTCATCTAATCCTTCCCCAGCCCTGAGAAGCAGGCCTTACGACACTTCACAGGTGacgaagctgaggctcagaaaggcccAATGCCCAGTCCCAGCTCGCGCGACAAAGGGATCCTCGTTGCCCCAcaaagctccacactcagccgcCCCCGGCCGCCTGGGCTTCCCAGAGGGCCACACCGCTCCCAACCGCCTCCATTCCGCGGCCGCCCACCGCGCCCTCATCGGCCacgccccttccccccccccttggCCAAGACCCGCGCTTCTGCGCTTCCGGTGTGCGAGTGCTTCCGGCGTGTGCGTGCGGTTCCCCGCGCGGTGAGCCCAGGCGTGTTGTGGAGATGGCTGCCGGCGGTAGCGACCCGCGGGCCGGCGACGTAGAGGAGGACGCCTCACAGCTTATCTTCCCCAAAGGTGGGGGTGGCGTTGCCTCAGGCCTGGCGTTTCCCACGCCTCGCACAAGGCCTGGCCGTGGCAGGCAGCCGGGCGGGTCGCCGGCgcggagaggggcagggaggctgggggatgCGGCCATGGGAGGGGCCCGGGCGGGCACCGCCAGAATGCCTCGAGAGGGGCCAGTTGGATTCCACGCTTGCTGCCCTGGAAACAGGCGCCCAGCTCCACGCTGCCGCTGAGCAGCCTCTTCCTACTCGTTTAAAGTAACTTACTATATCTGATAAAGCGCGAAGTGCTGCAGGGATGTGGCAAGGATGAACAAAGCGGACACTAGTTACAGTGGTAAGGACAGATTTTAATAAGTAATACACGagttgtaggggcgcctggctggctcagtccgtagagcatgttagtttttttcttttttacttagttatttgagagagagagcatggggagcgGGGGAGAGGCGGGAGGcacaaggagactccccgcttAGCGGGGAGCCCTCCCcgggtctcgatcccgggaccctgagataaCCTGCGCCAAGGGCGGACGCTTAACGCCGGAGCCACGGAAGCGCCTGGAGCTTGctagtcttgatctcagggtcatgagcctGGGCACggagccttctttaaaaaaaaaagtaatactagATTGCAATAGGGAAAAGAGGCTAGTGTGTACTGAACTCAGTTTCGATTTGTACAAAGGTGACTGggcattttaaagggaaaatgaaggagtGGAGGGGTTAGCCGCGTCTCGGCAGGATCAAGGAAGTGGAAAATTACAGAAAGCGGGAAGGGGGATTGATTGGTCCGTTTGAAACCCATTTGGGTTTGTCAACTGGCGCTTATCGAATTTAGACTTCTCTCCCACAGCACTTTCTCTGAACTGAGAGGGTCCCTATCTTCAGGTGTTGGCTGGGACaaacagtaaattatttttaacagtagCTGTCAGTTTTCACTGGCAGGCGCTTTAAAGGGGCTAGGGTCCAACGTAGGAATGTGGTCTTGAGCTGTTAGAAATcatgttagtattttgttcatGTCTTTTTGGGCCAAAGTTGAAGCCCCAAACCAGGGCTTAGAGGAGCCTGGCTAGCGTTTGGTCAGAGTCTGTCGGATGGCTACAAGTACAGCACATTTCGCTAGCAGTGAACTTCCTTTGTGCAGTGAGCTGTATTATTTGTAATTTAGAAACCGAAAATAAGCACGAagcttaagatttttaaaataccatatttTGCAGGTACTGGAAAATGTAAATAAGGGAAACCTTAACAATACccacctgtttttattttattttttaaagattttatttatttatttaactgagagagacacagctagagagggatcacaagcaggggaagtgggagagggagaagcaggcttcccgccgagcagggagccggaagcGGGgctcggatcccaggaccctgggatcatgacctgaaccgaaggcagacgcttaacgactgagccacccaggcgcccctagccactttttaaaattattgtatacacagtaaaaaacaaaagtgaaactCTACACCCTTTCACCCAGAGGCAATACTGTAAACGATTTAGTATTTGTccttccaaactaattttatgtttatttataaataaataatacatacgcctttttatttgtaaaaatgagaTTATGCAACAGGAACGCTAtagccttttgaaaaaaaatttttttaaagattttatttatttattcatgagagacagagagagagagaggccgagggagaagcaggctcccaaggagcaggaagcccaatgtgggactcaatcccagaactctgggatcatgacccgagccgaaggcagacgctcaagcatctgagccatccaggcgcccatagccttttaaaaatttgacgATATATTGTgtagtcctttttctttctctttttttctgtctctctctctctctgtctctctcggcCCAGTGGGGGGCTTgcactcacgaccccgagatcaagtgtcacatgctgtaccgactaagccagccaggcattttgtcctattcttttatttatttcttttatttatttattattttttaagattttatttgtcagagcgcgtgcacacaagcagggggagcagcaggcagaggaggcagaacaggctgtgggagaagcaggctccctgctgagcaaggagccagaggtgggaatcccagaaccctgggatcgtgacctgagctgaaggcagatgcttaaccagctgagccacccaggtgtcccaggtttttctctttaaacCTAGTTTTTAAAGTTTGCTCACTGGTATTCTTACTGGTCAagaggattattttattttattttatttatttttttaagattttatttatttatttgagagagagagaatgagagatagcacgagagggaagagggtcagagggagaagcagactccctgctgagcagggagcccgatgcgggactcgatcccgggactccaggatcatgacctgagccgaaggcagtcgcttaaccaactgagccacccaggcgcccgaggattattttattttaaatgagtatcAGGGGTGAGCCCGaatgtccatcacctgatgaatggataaagatgtggaatGGAATGTtgttcagccacaaaaaagattgaaatctttccatttgcaataatgtaGATGGAGTTAGAGACTAtcatactaagcaaaataaaccagagaaagacaaataccatatgatttcactaggacgcagaatttaagaaacaaaacagatgaatgggaAAAAAGGGGCAAACCcaaaaacagacttaactatagagaaaaaactgagggttcctggaggggaagtgggcagggggaatgggttaaatgggcgataggtattaaggagggcacttgatgggtctcatgtgtaagtgatgaatcactaaattatatacccgaaaataataatatactgtatgttaactcactggaattaaaaaaacctgaagctagaaaaaataaatgagtatcaAGATTTGTGTGATGGTAAATATTTGAAGTAGGGTTAATAGGGAAACTACATTATAAGATTATGAAATCTAGAGGGTAGGGACTTCTGACACAGGTCCAATGCCTAGTATATAATAGATGGTAATTTGGGTGAATGAGTAAATAACAGATTTGTACAGGTACAAAAACAGAATTtgggatgcattttttttttcttaagattttatttatttatttgacagagacccagtgagagagggaacacaagcagggggagtgggagagggagaagcaggcttcccgcagagcagggagcccgatgcagggcttgatcccaggaccccgggatcaggacccgagccgaaggcagatgcttaatgactgagccacccaggcgcccctgggatgcATTATTAATGTGTGTTTCCAAATACTTGGCCCTCCCTAACATGtaataattcttaaaatagtataatattagtaTTATGGAACTAGATTATCAGCTCAAGGAAGCTAAAGAGAATTGTTGGCTGTGCTCTATTTTGAAATCAGTAACTGGCCTCATTGGATAGTGATGTGTCATTATTTAATAGCACATCCAGGTCAGGTTCTTTGATGTTAGAAACTTTCTAGCCAGACTGAGCTAAATTTTAATATCTTATGAATGCTACTGTGCCTTGTGGTACATCAGTCTGGACGACGATAAAGCTGTGGGATATGAGGCCTCTGGATTTATGCAGGGACAAAAACTTGCTGTTAGTCTCGAGCAAAATGAACATTTAGACGCTCTTTTGAAGGAATATTTTCAGCTGACATTTGCGCTTCTCACAAATAGAGTTTGAAACAGCTGAGACACTACTAAATTCAGAGGTTCATATGCTTCTGGAGCATCGAAAGCAACAGAATGAGAGTGCAGAGGATGAACAGGAACTTTCTGAGGTCTTCATGAAAACTTTAAATTACACAGCCCGTTTCAGTCGTTTCAAAAACAGAGAGACCATTGCCAGTGTCCGTAGGTGAGtgctaaaaaaagtttttattaatcCATACTGTTGGACATCTGCGTGTAAAATGTTTTCCTCCACCACCACATACATGGTGGTGGGCATCATCTGTAccattaatataagaaaaataatgtctttgtcagaaatttaaaaactgcttGTAAGACCAAAATTCTCTTTGGCCACCTTGCCCTATACCTGAAATTCCAGTGATCATCCTGCACAGTAAGCACTGTTAGTTTATTCTTGGTCTTCCAGATCTTTGCCGTGCATTCACATACATACATTACACCTATAAAAAACACCTAGCAGtgtttgtgggtttgtttgttttttaataaagtgGGTTTATTATTCACCTGAAATGTCTTCAAGAtctttatatgttaataaatataaatcaggAGCATTCTTTCTGAATCCTTGCTCTGCCTCAGACGGCAGCTTTTAGCATTTTTTCCTAAGGCATTACTTCTCAAATTGGGTCAGATGTAACCTGGAAAACAGTGATGTGCTAAGGCATATAGGAGGTCATGGGAAAAACACATCTTCAGGTATCAGTTTTATTGATGGTAGgtgatttaaaacatttctacatTAAAACAAACAGATACCAGCATAttatggaataaaacaaaaaaatgtatgtgaattCTTGAATTAAATTACAAGACTTAAAACCTTGCAGATGCAGAAAGTCATTTGAGCCTGTGCCCCCAGGTCGCCTAGGGATACTTGTTTGCTCCAGTGAAAATGCTTGAGAAATACTTCCTTAGGAAGAACTGGTGTACAAAAAAGGTGTACATACACAGATACTTTGCAAAGAgccatttataatagccaagtgTGGGGGGGAACCTGAAACATTCAAcagtaattaaataaattgtggtaaatAATTTGGTGAGATAATATATTGTCATTCAGATTGTGTTAGAAAATGAGTGTTCACATGTTAAGTGTGCAGAAAATGAAGGTGATGAGATTAtgaagtgtgtatatatatatatataattctaaaaaGCAAGTGTGTGTATGTTCTAAAAAGTGTGGGTGTACACATGGAGAAAAGATTGGAGGGAAACGTGCAGAGCTTCTTAGCAAAACTACAAGCTGTTGGGCCTAGGAGATGACCTGGACACattcatgaataaaaaatctCAGTATTATAAACATGTTGgttctccccaaattaatgtgTATATTTAGTGCCATTCTGCAGCCTCGGGGGAATGGAGGGGGGGCTAATAAAATGATCTTAAATTTGTAggaattatcagaaaaaaattttttaagaaaaatgaaggtgggcgcccgggtggctcagtcggttaggcggctgcctttggctcaggtcgtgatcccagggtcctgggatcgagccccgcatcaggctctctgctcattggagagcctgcttctccctctccctctgcctgccactctgcttacttgtgctctctctctgtcaaataaagtctttaaaaaaaaaaatgaagtgggggagggagtgcctgggtggctgagttggttaagcgtctgcctttggctcaggtcatgatcctggagttgtgagatcaagccccaagtgacgctctatgctgagcatggagtctgcttaagattctctctctccctctccccactgcacatgcatgctctctctctgtctctcgctctctcaaaaataaatctttttttttaaagattttatttattcatagagagagaggcagagggagaagcaggttccccgctgagcagggagcccgatgcgggactcgatcccaggaccctgggatcatgacctgagccaaaggcagatgtttaaccatctgagccacccaggcgcccccaaaaataaatcttaaaaaaagaagaaaattcagctacagattcaaatacaaatttattttatgtgaGTCCAGTATATGGTAAAGATGGCAGTATAATTTAGA
Coding sequences within it:
- the POLR2D gene encoding DNA-directed RNA polymerase II subunit RPB4 isoform X1; the protein is MAAGGSDPRAGDVEEDASQLIFPKEFETAETLLNSEVHMLLEHRKQQNESAEDEQELSEVFMKTLNYTARFSRFKNRETIASVRSLLLQKKLHKFELACLANLCPETAEESKALIPSLEGRFEDEELQQILDDIQTKRSFQY
- the POLR2D gene encoding DNA-directed RNA polymerase II subunit RPB4 isoform X2, producing the protein MNKADTSYSEFETAETLLNSEVHMLLEHRKQQNESAEDEQELSEVFMKTLNYTARFSRFKNRETIASVRSLLLQKKLHKFELACLANLCPETAEESKALIPSLEGRFEDEELQQILDDIQTKRSFQY